In Citrus sinensis cultivar Valencia sweet orange chromosome 4, DVS_A1.0, whole genome shotgun sequence, one DNA window encodes the following:
- the LOC102630562 gene encoding phosphate transporter PHO1 homolog 10 isoform X9, whose translation MKFGKEFKKQKVPEWIDAYMDYSGLKQILREIMLHKLSRQPPTPLRAIKQKLKLHRTFSGLHAKSRDFVSQGDIEDQVIDVEALPRDGSGHFYRTNFLRQSEGGEIEEMFFEKLDQELNKVNKFYKDKVEAVRSEAAELNKQMDALIALRIKVDTKNASPDNATAVPLRTSTRTLDAGTGHIEGPGVDISKRSLLEESLDSSSGDLLLICNLTIGVDTSNNYQEGELTGGPEVSEVTTANCSSDCKEEENKCEDHSLEILEHVKINNTLETPRSTLKGVFKDSKDDELRFRKEELRKVEGQLRVVFIEFYQKLRLLKNYSFMNLAAFSKIMKKYDKITSTRASRSYMKIVDNSYLGSSEDVTSLLEKVETTFISHFSNSNRKDGMKSLRPKGKKERHGVTFLSGFFSGCSIALLIAVVLRIEARDLMDKKEGASYLVNIFPLYRQPKTSLLFAYAILHMLMYAADIYFWRRYRVNYPFILGFKQGTVLSYREVFLLSTGLAVLALSSFLANLHLDMGSRTEHYRKLTELVPLFSITIVIVIIFCPFDIIYRSSRLFFIKSATHCFFAPLYKVTLPDFLLADNITSQVLLYTHTLDWEQLVKMPNFSYVMLLPLVLYQVQAIRSIELYICYYGLGESSQRQSKCHTHGIYNAFYFIVAIVPFWLRFLQCLRRLCEEKDAVHGWNGLKYLLIIIAVLIRTAFELKKGTTWFVLALASSAVAVAMSTYWDIVMDWGLLQRKSKNTYLRDNLVISNKSVYFAAMVMFR comes from the exons ATGAAGTTTGGGAAAGAGTTCAAGAAACAGAAGGTCCCTGAGTGGATAGATGCGTACATGGACTATAGTGGGCTCAAGCaaattttaagagaaattatgCTACATAAGTTGAGTAGGCAACCACCAACACCCTTGAGAGCAATTAAGCAGAAGCTAAAATTGCACCGGACCTTCAGTGGACTACATGCAAAATCCAGAGATTTTGTCAGTCAGGGTGATATTGAAGATCAGGTGATAGATGTTGAGGCGTTGCCGCGAGATGGTTCTGGACATTTTTACAGGACTAATTTCCTGAGGCAATCTGAAGGAGGGGAGATTGAGGAAATGTTCTTTGAGAAGCTGGATCAAGAGCTCAACAAggtcaataaattttataaggataAGGTGGAGGCAGTAAGGAGTGAAGCAGCTGAGCTTAATAAGCAAATGGATGCCTTGATTGCTTTGCGAATCAAGGTGGATACAAAAAATGCTTCTCCAGATAATGCTACTGCAGTGCCTTTAAGAACCAGTACTAGGACTCTGG ATGCAGGAACAGGACACATAGAGGGACCTGGAGTTGATATTAGCAAAAGAAGTCTGCTAGAAGAATCTCTTGACTCTTCCAGTGGAGATCTTCTTCTGATTTGCA ATTTGACAATTGGAGTGGATACAAGTAATAATTATCAAGAGGGAGAGCTTACCGGTGGCCCTGAAGTCAGTGAAGTTACTACTGCCAACTGTAGTAGTGATTGCAAAGAAGAGGAGAACAAGTGCGAAGACCATTCTCTAGAAATCCTTGAGCATGTGAAGATTAATAACACACTTGAAACTCCTAGGTCTACCCTAAAAGGAGTTTTCAAGGATTCAAAAGATGATGAGTTGAGATTCAGAAAAGAGGAGTTGAGGAAAGTTGAAGGACAATTGAGAGTAGTGTTTATTGAATTCTATCAGAAGCTACGCCTTCTAAAGAACTACAG TTTCATGAATCTTGCAGCATTTTCCAAGATCATGAAGAAGTATGATAAG ATCACATCAACGAGAGCATCCAGATCATATATGAAAATTGTGGACAACTCTTACCTCGGCAGCTCTGAGGAT GTTACCAGTTTGCTGGAAAAAGTGGAGACTACTTTCATCAGCCatttttcaaactcaaatcGCAAAGATGGCATGAAGTCATTGAggccaaaaggaaaaaaagaaagacatgGTGTAACATTTTTATCAG GGTTCTTCTCTGGTTGCTCTATTGCTCTACTTATTGCTGTTGTATTAAGAATAGAAGCCAGAGACCTAATGGATAAGAAGGAGGGTGCCTCATACTTGGTTAACATTTTCCCACTTTACAGGCAACCAAAGACTTCCCT TTTATTTGCATATGCTATCCTACATATGCTCATGTATGCCGCAGACATATACTTCTGGCGGCGTTATCGGGTCAACTATCCATTTATACTTGGTTTCAAGCAGGGAACTGTGTTGAGCTACCGAGAAGTCTTCCTCCTCAGCACAGGTCTTGCAGTACTAGCTCTATCAAGTTTCCTGGCAAATTTGCACTTGGACATGGGGTCAAGAACTGAACATTACCGGAAATTAACTGAGCTGGTTCCTCTGTTCTCAATTACA ATTGTAATTGTCATAATCTTCTGTCCCTTCGACATCATATACCGTTCAAGTCGCCTCTTCTTTATTAAATCTGCAACTCACTGTTTTTTTGCCCCTCTCTACAAA gTTACACTTCCAGACTTTTTATTGGCAGACAATATTACCAGTCAGGTTTTACTATATACCCACACGCTTGATTGGGAGCAACTAGTAAAGATGCCTAACTTCAGTTATGTTATGTTGCTGCCTCTTGTTTTATACCAGGTCCAGGCCATAAGGAGTATTGAGTTGTACATATGCTACTATGGCTTGGGAGAGTCTTCACAGAGGCAAAGCAAGTGCCACACTCATGGAATTTATAATGCTTTCTATTTCATTGTGGCCATTGTACCATTCTGGCTCCGTTTCTTACAG TGCCTCCGTCGGTTGTGTGAGGAGAAGGATGCTGTACATGGATGGAATGGCTTGAAGTACTTATTGATAATCATTGCAGTTCTTATTAGAACAGCTTTTGAACTGAAGAAGGGAACCACCTGGTTTGTGTTGGCTTTAGCCAGCTCAGCTGTTGCAGTAGCAATGAGCACATATTGGGATATTGTCATGGATTGGGGGCTTCTACAAAGGAAATCCAAGAACACTTATTTGAGAGATAATCTTGTTATTTCCAACAAGAGTGTCTATTTTGCAGCAATGGTAATGTTTAGATGA
- the LOC102630562 gene encoding phosphate transporter PHO1 homolog 10 isoform X4 encodes MKFGKEFKKQKVPEWIDAYMDYSGLKQILREIMLHKLSRQPPTPLRAIKQKLKLHRTFSGLHAKSRDFVSQGDIEDQVIDVEALPRDGSGHFYRTNFLRQSEGGEIEEMFFEKLDQELNKVNKFYKDKVEAVRSEAAELNKQMDALIALRIKVDTKNASPDNATAVPLRTSTRTLDAGTGHIEGPGVDISKRSLLEESLDSSSGDLLLICNLTIGVDTSNNYQEGELTGGPEVSEVTTANCSSDCKEEENKCEDHSLEILEHVKINNTLETPRSTLKGVFKDSKDDELRFRKEELRKVEGQLRVVFIEFYQKLRLLKNYSFMNLAAFSKIMKKYDKITSTRASRSYMKIVDNSYLGSSEDVTSLLEKVETTFISHFSNSNRKDGMKSLRPKGKKERHGVTFLSGFFSGCSIALLIAVVLRIEARDLMDKKEGASYLVNIFPLYRQPKTSLLFAYAILHMLMYAADIYFWRRYRVNYPFILGFKQGTVLSYREVFLLSTGLAVLALSSFLANLHLDMGSRTEHYRKLTELVPLFSITIVIVIIFCPFDIIYRSSRLFFIKSATHCFFAPLYKVTLPDFLLADNITSQVLLYTHTLDWEQLVKMPNFSYVMLLPLVLYQVQAIRSIELYICYYGLGESSQRQSKCHTHGIYNAFYFIVAIVPFWLRFLQCLRRLCEEKDAVHGWNGLKYLLIIIAVLIRTAFELKKGTTWFVLALASSAVAVAMSTYWDIVMDWGLLQRKSKNTYLRDNLVISNKSVYFAAMKMAITTIISCLEVFRRGIWNFFRLENEHLNNVGKYRAFKSVPLPFSYNDEETEKDD; translated from the exons ATGAAGTTTGGGAAAGAGTTCAAGAAACAGAAGGTCCCTGAGTGGATAGATGCGTACATGGACTATAGTGGGCTCAAGCaaattttaagagaaattatgCTACATAAGTTGAGTAGGCAACCACCAACACCCTTGAGAGCAATTAAGCAGAAGCTAAAATTGCACCGGACCTTCAGTGGACTACATGCAAAATCCAGAGATTTTGTCAGTCAGGGTGATATTGAAGATCAGGTGATAGATGTTGAGGCGTTGCCGCGAGATGGTTCTGGACATTTTTACAGGACTAATTTCCTGAGGCAATCTGAAGGAGGGGAGATTGAGGAAATGTTCTTTGAGAAGCTGGATCAAGAGCTCAACAAggtcaataaattttataaggataAGGTGGAGGCAGTAAGGAGTGAAGCAGCTGAGCTTAATAAGCAAATGGATGCCTTGATTGCTTTGCGAATCAAGGTGGATACAAAAAATGCTTCTCCAGATAATGCTACTGCAGTGCCTTTAAGAACCAGTACTAGGACTCTGG ATGCAGGAACAGGACACATAGAGGGACCTGGAGTTGATATTAGCAAAAGAAGTCTGCTAGAAGAATCTCTTGACTCTTCCAGTGGAGATCTTCTTCTGATTTGCA ATTTGACAATTGGAGTGGATACAAGTAATAATTATCAAGAGGGAGAGCTTACCGGTGGCCCTGAAGTCAGTGAAGTTACTACTGCCAACTGTAGTAGTGATTGCAAAGAAGAGGAGAACAAGTGCGAAGACCATTCTCTAGAAATCCTTGAGCATGTGAAGATTAATAACACACTTGAAACTCCTAGGTCTACCCTAAAAGGAGTTTTCAAGGATTCAAAAGATGATGAGTTGAGATTCAGAAAAGAGGAGTTGAGGAAAGTTGAAGGACAATTGAGAGTAGTGTTTATTGAATTCTATCAGAAGCTACGCCTTCTAAAGAACTACAG TTTCATGAATCTTGCAGCATTTTCCAAGATCATGAAGAAGTATGATAAG ATCACATCAACGAGAGCATCCAGATCATATATGAAAATTGTGGACAACTCTTACCTCGGCAGCTCTGAGGAT GTTACCAGTTTGCTGGAAAAAGTGGAGACTACTTTCATCAGCCatttttcaaactcaaatcGCAAAGATGGCATGAAGTCATTGAggccaaaaggaaaaaaagaaagacatgGTGTAACATTTTTATCAG GGTTCTTCTCTGGTTGCTCTATTGCTCTACTTATTGCTGTTGTATTAAGAATAGAAGCCAGAGACCTAATGGATAAGAAGGAGGGTGCCTCATACTTGGTTAACATTTTCCCACTTTACAGGCAACCAAAGACTTCCCT TTTATTTGCATATGCTATCCTACATATGCTCATGTATGCCGCAGACATATACTTCTGGCGGCGTTATCGGGTCAACTATCCATTTATACTTGGTTTCAAGCAGGGAACTGTGTTGAGCTACCGAGAAGTCTTCCTCCTCAGCACAGGTCTTGCAGTACTAGCTCTATCAAGTTTCCTGGCAAATTTGCACTTGGACATGGGGTCAAGAACTGAACATTACCGGAAATTAACTGAGCTGGTTCCTCTGTTCTCAATTACA ATTGTAATTGTCATAATCTTCTGTCCCTTCGACATCATATACCGTTCAAGTCGCCTCTTCTTTATTAAATCTGCAACTCACTGTTTTTTTGCCCCTCTCTACAAA gTTACACTTCCAGACTTTTTATTGGCAGACAATATTACCAGTCAGGTTTTACTATATACCCACACGCTTGATTGGGAGCAACTAGTAAAGATGCCTAACTTCAGTTATGTTATGTTGCTGCCTCTTGTTTTATACCAGGTCCAGGCCATAAGGAGTATTGAGTTGTACATATGCTACTATGGCTTGGGAGAGTCTTCACAGAGGCAAAGCAAGTGCCACACTCATGGAATTTATAATGCTTTCTATTTCATTGTGGCCATTGTACCATTCTGGCTCCGTTTCTTACAG TGCCTCCGTCGGTTGTGTGAGGAGAAGGATGCTGTACATGGATGGAATGGCTTGAAGTACTTATTGATAATCATTGCAGTTCTTATTAGAACAGCTTTTGAACTGAAGAAGGGAACCACCTGGTTTGTGTTGGCTTTAGCCAGCTCAGCTGTTGCAGTAGCAATGAGCACATATTGGGATATTGTCATGGATTGGGGGCTTCTACAAAGGAAATCCAAGAACACTTATTTGAGAGATAATCTTGTTATTTCCAACAAGAGTGTCTATTTTGCAGCAATG AAAATGGCAATAACAACCATAATTTCCTGCCTAGAAGTTTTTCGTCGTGGCATTTGGAACTTCTTCAG GTTGGAGAATGAGCACTTGAACAATGTTGGCAAGTACCGAGCATTCAAGTCAGTTCCGCTACCTTTCAGTTACAATGATGAAGAAACCGAGAAAGATGATTAG
- the LOC102630562 gene encoding phosphate transporter PHO1 homolog 10 isoform X5, producing MKFGKEFKKQKVPEWIDAYMDYSGLKQILREIMLHKLSRQPPTPLRAIKQKLKLHRTFSGLHAKSRDFVSQGDIEDQVIDVEALPRDGSGHFYRTNFLRQSEGGEIEEMFFEKLDQELNKVNKFYKDKVEAVRSEAAELNKQMDALIALRIKVDTKNASPDNATAVPLRTSTRTLASDCTDLTIGVDTSNNYQEGELTGGPEVSEVTTANCSSDCKEEENKCEDHSLEILEHVKINNTLETPRSTLKGVFKDSKDDELRFRKEELRKVEGQLRVVFIEFYQKLRLLKNYSFMNLAAFSKIMKKYDKITSTRASRSYMKIVDNSYLGSSEDVTSLLEKVETTFISHFSNSNRKDGMKSLRPKGKKERHGVTFLSGFFSGCSIALLIAVVLRIEARDLMDKKEGASYLVNIFPLYRQPKTSLLFAYAILHMLMYAADIYFWRRYRVNYPFILGFKQGTVLSYREVFLLSTGLAVLALSSFLANLHLDMGSRTEHYRKLTELVPLFSITIVIVIIFCPFDIIYRSSRLFFIKSATHCFFAPLYKVTLPDFLLADNITSQVLLYTHTLDWEQLVKMPNFSYVMLLPLVLYQVQAIRSIELYICYYGLGESSQRQSKCHTHGIYNAFYFIVAIVPFWLRFLQCLRRLCEEKDAVHGWNGLKYLLIIIAVLIRTAFELKKGTTWFVLALASSAVAVAMSTYWDIVMDWGLLQRKSKNTYLRDNLVISNKSVYFAAMVLNIVLRVAWMQLVIEFNLHSLQKMAITTIISCLEVFRRGIWNFFRLENEHLNNVGKYRAFKSVPLPFSYNDEETEKDD from the exons ATGAAGTTTGGGAAAGAGTTCAAGAAACAGAAGGTCCCTGAGTGGATAGATGCGTACATGGACTATAGTGGGCTCAAGCaaattttaagagaaattatgCTACATAAGTTGAGTAGGCAACCACCAACACCCTTGAGAGCAATTAAGCAGAAGCTAAAATTGCACCGGACCTTCAGTGGACTACATGCAAAATCCAGAGATTTTGTCAGTCAGGGTGATATTGAAGATCAGGTGATAGATGTTGAGGCGTTGCCGCGAGATGGTTCTGGACATTTTTACAGGACTAATTTCCTGAGGCAATCTGAAGGAGGGGAGATTGAGGAAATGTTCTTTGAGAAGCTGGATCAAGAGCTCAACAAggtcaataaattttataaggataAGGTGGAGGCAGTAAGGAGTGAAGCAGCTGAGCTTAATAAGCAAATGGATGCCTTGATTGCTTTGCGAATCAAGGTGGATACAAAAAATGCTTCTCCAGATAATGCTACTGCAGTGCCTTTAAGAACCAGTACTAGGACTCTGG CAAGTGATTGTACAGATTTGACAATTGGAGTGGATACAAGTAATAATTATCAAGAGGGAGAGCTTACCGGTGGCCCTGAAGTCAGTGAAGTTACTACTGCCAACTGTAGTAGTGATTGCAAAGAAGAGGAGAACAAGTGCGAAGACCATTCTCTAGAAATCCTTGAGCATGTGAAGATTAATAACACACTTGAAACTCCTAGGTCTACCCTAAAAGGAGTTTTCAAGGATTCAAAAGATGATGAGTTGAGATTCAGAAAAGAGGAGTTGAGGAAAGTTGAAGGACAATTGAGAGTAGTGTTTATTGAATTCTATCAGAAGCTACGCCTTCTAAAGAACTACAG TTTCATGAATCTTGCAGCATTTTCCAAGATCATGAAGAAGTATGATAAG ATCACATCAACGAGAGCATCCAGATCATATATGAAAATTGTGGACAACTCTTACCTCGGCAGCTCTGAGGAT GTTACCAGTTTGCTGGAAAAAGTGGAGACTACTTTCATCAGCCatttttcaaactcaaatcGCAAAGATGGCATGAAGTCATTGAggccaaaaggaaaaaaagaaagacatgGTGTAACATTTTTATCAG GGTTCTTCTCTGGTTGCTCTATTGCTCTACTTATTGCTGTTGTATTAAGAATAGAAGCCAGAGACCTAATGGATAAGAAGGAGGGTGCCTCATACTTGGTTAACATTTTCCCACTTTACAGGCAACCAAAGACTTCCCT TTTATTTGCATATGCTATCCTACATATGCTCATGTATGCCGCAGACATATACTTCTGGCGGCGTTATCGGGTCAACTATCCATTTATACTTGGTTTCAAGCAGGGAACTGTGTTGAGCTACCGAGAAGTCTTCCTCCTCAGCACAGGTCTTGCAGTACTAGCTCTATCAAGTTTCCTGGCAAATTTGCACTTGGACATGGGGTCAAGAACTGAACATTACCGGAAATTAACTGAGCTGGTTCCTCTGTTCTCAATTACA ATTGTAATTGTCATAATCTTCTGTCCCTTCGACATCATATACCGTTCAAGTCGCCTCTTCTTTATTAAATCTGCAACTCACTGTTTTTTTGCCCCTCTCTACAAA gTTACACTTCCAGACTTTTTATTGGCAGACAATATTACCAGTCAGGTTTTACTATATACCCACACGCTTGATTGGGAGCAACTAGTAAAGATGCCTAACTTCAGTTATGTTATGTTGCTGCCTCTTGTTTTATACCAGGTCCAGGCCATAAGGAGTATTGAGTTGTACATATGCTACTATGGCTTGGGAGAGTCTTCACAGAGGCAAAGCAAGTGCCACACTCATGGAATTTATAATGCTTTCTATTTCATTGTGGCCATTGTACCATTCTGGCTCCGTTTCTTACAG TGCCTCCGTCGGTTGTGTGAGGAGAAGGATGCTGTACATGGATGGAATGGCTTGAAGTACTTATTGATAATCATTGCAGTTCTTATTAGAACAGCTTTTGAACTGAAGAAGGGAACCACCTGGTTTGTGTTGGCTTTAGCCAGCTCAGCTGTTGCAGTAGCAATGAGCACATATTGGGATATTGTCATGGATTGGGGGCTTCTACAAAGGAAATCCAAGAACACTTATTTGAGAGATAATCTTGTTATTTCCAACAAGAGTGTCTATTTTGCAGCAATG GTCCTGAATATAGTACTGAGAGTTGCTTGGATGCAGTTAGTTATTGAATTCAATTTGCATTCTCTTCAGAAAATGGCAATAACAACCATAATTTCCTGCCTAGAAGTTTTTCGTCGTGGCATTTGGAACTTCTTCAG GTTGGAGAATGAGCACTTGAACAATGTTGGCAAGTACCGAGCATTCAAGTCAGTTCCGCTACCTTTCAGTTACAATGATGAAGAAACCGAGAAAGATGATTAG
- the LOC102630562 gene encoding phosphate transporter PHO1 homolog 10 isoform X6: MKFGKEFKKQKVPEWIDAYMDYSGLKQILREIMLHKLSRQPPTPLRAIKQKLKLHRTFSGLHAKSRDFVSQGDIEDQVIDVEALPRDGSGHFYRTNFLRQSEGGEIEEMFFEKLDQELNKVNKFYKDKVEAVRSEAAELNKQMDALIALRIKVDTKNASPDNATAVPLRTSTRTLDAGTGHIEGPGVDISKRSLLEESLDSSSGDLLLICNLTIGVDTSNNYQEGELTGGPEVSEVTTANCSSDCKEEENKCEDHSLEILEHVKINNTLETPRSTLKGVFKDSKDDELRFRKEELRKVEGQLRVVFIEFYQKLRLLKNYSFMNLAAFSKIMKKYDKITSTRASRSYMKIVDNSYLGSSEDVTSLLEKVETTFISHFSNSNRKDGMKSLRPKGKKERHGVTFLSGFFSGCSIALLIAVVLRIEARDLMDKKEGASYLVNIFPLYRQPKTSLLFAYAILHMLMYAADIYFWRRYRVNYPFILGFKQGTVLSYREVFLLSTGLAVLALSSFLANLHLDMGSRTEHYRKLTELVPLFSITIVIVIIFCPFDIIYRSSRLFFIKSATHCFFAPLYKVTLPDFLLADNITSQVQAIRSIELYICYYGLGESSQRQSKCHTHGIYNAFYFIVAIVPFWLRFLQCLRRLCEEKDAVHGWNGLKYLLIIIAVLIRTAFELKKGTTWFVLALASSAVAVAMSTYWDIVMDWGLLQRKSKNTYLRDNLVISNKSVYFAAMVLNIVLRVAWMQLVIEFNLHSLQKMAITTIISCLEVFRRGIWNFFRLENEHLNNVGKYRAFKSVPLPFSYNDEETEKDD, translated from the exons ATGAAGTTTGGGAAAGAGTTCAAGAAACAGAAGGTCCCTGAGTGGATAGATGCGTACATGGACTATAGTGGGCTCAAGCaaattttaagagaaattatgCTACATAAGTTGAGTAGGCAACCACCAACACCCTTGAGAGCAATTAAGCAGAAGCTAAAATTGCACCGGACCTTCAGTGGACTACATGCAAAATCCAGAGATTTTGTCAGTCAGGGTGATATTGAAGATCAGGTGATAGATGTTGAGGCGTTGCCGCGAGATGGTTCTGGACATTTTTACAGGACTAATTTCCTGAGGCAATCTGAAGGAGGGGAGATTGAGGAAATGTTCTTTGAGAAGCTGGATCAAGAGCTCAACAAggtcaataaattttataaggataAGGTGGAGGCAGTAAGGAGTGAAGCAGCTGAGCTTAATAAGCAAATGGATGCCTTGATTGCTTTGCGAATCAAGGTGGATACAAAAAATGCTTCTCCAGATAATGCTACTGCAGTGCCTTTAAGAACCAGTACTAGGACTCTGG ATGCAGGAACAGGACACATAGAGGGACCTGGAGTTGATATTAGCAAAAGAAGTCTGCTAGAAGAATCTCTTGACTCTTCCAGTGGAGATCTTCTTCTGATTTGCA ATTTGACAATTGGAGTGGATACAAGTAATAATTATCAAGAGGGAGAGCTTACCGGTGGCCCTGAAGTCAGTGAAGTTACTACTGCCAACTGTAGTAGTGATTGCAAAGAAGAGGAGAACAAGTGCGAAGACCATTCTCTAGAAATCCTTGAGCATGTGAAGATTAATAACACACTTGAAACTCCTAGGTCTACCCTAAAAGGAGTTTTCAAGGATTCAAAAGATGATGAGTTGAGATTCAGAAAAGAGGAGTTGAGGAAAGTTGAAGGACAATTGAGAGTAGTGTTTATTGAATTCTATCAGAAGCTACGCCTTCTAAAGAACTACAG TTTCATGAATCTTGCAGCATTTTCCAAGATCATGAAGAAGTATGATAAG ATCACATCAACGAGAGCATCCAGATCATATATGAAAATTGTGGACAACTCTTACCTCGGCAGCTCTGAGGAT GTTACCAGTTTGCTGGAAAAAGTGGAGACTACTTTCATCAGCCatttttcaaactcaaatcGCAAAGATGGCATGAAGTCATTGAggccaaaaggaaaaaaagaaagacatgGTGTAACATTTTTATCAG GGTTCTTCTCTGGTTGCTCTATTGCTCTACTTATTGCTGTTGTATTAAGAATAGAAGCCAGAGACCTAATGGATAAGAAGGAGGGTGCCTCATACTTGGTTAACATTTTCCCACTTTACAGGCAACCAAAGACTTCCCT TTTATTTGCATATGCTATCCTACATATGCTCATGTATGCCGCAGACATATACTTCTGGCGGCGTTATCGGGTCAACTATCCATTTATACTTGGTTTCAAGCAGGGAACTGTGTTGAGCTACCGAGAAGTCTTCCTCCTCAGCACAGGTCTTGCAGTACTAGCTCTATCAAGTTTCCTGGCAAATTTGCACTTGGACATGGGGTCAAGAACTGAACATTACCGGAAATTAACTGAGCTGGTTCCTCTGTTCTCAATTACA ATTGTAATTGTCATAATCTTCTGTCCCTTCGACATCATATACCGTTCAAGTCGCCTCTTCTTTATTAAATCTGCAACTCACTGTTTTTTTGCCCCTCTCTACAAA gTTACACTTCCAGACTTTTTATTGGCAGACAATATTACCAGTCAG GTCCAGGCCATAAGGAGTATTGAGTTGTACATATGCTACTATGGCTTGGGAGAGTCTTCACAGAGGCAAAGCAAGTGCCACACTCATGGAATTTATAATGCTTTCTATTTCATTGTGGCCATTGTACCATTCTGGCTCCGTTTCTTACAG TGCCTCCGTCGGTTGTGTGAGGAGAAGGATGCTGTACATGGATGGAATGGCTTGAAGTACTTATTGATAATCATTGCAGTTCTTATTAGAACAGCTTTTGAACTGAAGAAGGGAACCACCTGGTTTGTGTTGGCTTTAGCCAGCTCAGCTGTTGCAGTAGCAATGAGCACATATTGGGATATTGTCATGGATTGGGGGCTTCTACAAAGGAAATCCAAGAACACTTATTTGAGAGATAATCTTGTTATTTCCAACAAGAGTGTCTATTTTGCAGCAATG GTCCTGAATATAGTACTGAGAGTTGCTTGGATGCAGTTAGTTATTGAATTCAATTTGCATTCTCTTCAGAAAATGGCAATAACAACCATAATTTCCTGCCTAGAAGTTTTTCGTCGTGGCATTTGGAACTTCTTCAG GTTGGAGAATGAGCACTTGAACAATGTTGGCAAGTACCGAGCATTCAAGTCAGTTCCGCTACCTTTCAGTTACAATGATGAAGAAACCGAGAAAGATGATTAG